A genomic segment from Janthinobacterium sp. 64 encodes:
- a CDS encoding TetR/AcrR family transcriptional regulator: MDKKLTNIQERKLREAQARREHIIDVVKDLIKKGGARAVSIRKVAEAAGFSTTVVYALFRDKATLIAQAMDKDLLELVRAMRTACATSTAPWERISLVGRAYIEYGFQHPDEYSLIFMELRPHAQVDAVDVEHGNIEQDPYAYALHLFGELAQAGHVRQDEAALHTMTQIFWQALHGLVSLRIVMDAGDPWTPHPEMNTHIDDLLAVVTTGIGLRFAPPS; encoded by the coding sequence GTGGACAAGAAGTTGACCAATATTCAGGAAAGAAAGCTGCGCGAGGCCCAGGCGCGGCGCGAGCACATCATCGACGTCGTCAAAGATCTCATCAAGAAGGGCGGCGCGCGCGCCGTCTCCATCCGCAAAGTGGCCGAGGCGGCCGGCTTTTCCACTACCGTCGTGTACGCCCTGTTTCGCGACAAGGCCACCCTGATCGCCCAGGCCATGGACAAGGATCTGCTGGAACTGGTGCGCGCCATGCGCACGGCCTGCGCCACCAGCACTGCCCCATGGGAACGCATCAGCCTGGTCGGCCGCGCCTACATCGAGTACGGTTTCCAGCATCCCGATGAGTATTCGCTGATCTTCATGGAGCTGCGGCCGCACGCGCAAGTCGACGCCGTCGACGTGGAACATGGCAATATCGAGCAAGACCCGTATGCTTATGCCTTGCACCTGTTCGGCGAACTGGCACAGGCGGGCCATGTGCGCCAGGACGAAGCGGCGCTGCACACGATGACGCAAATCTTCTGGCAAGCACTGCACGGCCTCGTGTCGCTGCGCATCGTCATGGATGCGGGCGATCCATGGACGCCGCACCCGGAAATGAACACGCACATCGACGACTTGCTCGCCGTCGTCACGACAGGCATCGGCCTGCGCTTTGCGCCGCCCTCCTGA